A window of Syntrophorhabdaceae bacterium genomic DNA:
AAGGCGCACCGTTGTCGTTGTTCCCCTCTCTTCCGTCGGCAAGCCAAGACCTCCTTTGGCCGTCCCGGTTACATGCCTCGGCAGAAAGGTCGTTGCGGTGTGTGACCAGATCAGGGCGGTGGACAAGAGTCGTCTTATGGAAAAGGCAGAGGAGATTTCCAGGGAGGATCTTGTGGAAATAGAGAAGGGTCTGC
This region includes:
- a CDS encoding type II toxin-antitoxin system PemK/MazF family toxin, which produces MKRGDIYWVNLDPSTGSEIRKRRPCVIIGATPVNEARRTVVVVPLSSVGKPRPPLAVPVTCLGRKVVAVCDQIRAVDKSRLMEKAEEISREDLVEIEKGLRQVLVL